One segment of Magnetococcus sp. PR-3 DNA contains the following:
- a CDS encoding OmpA family protein, with protein sequence MLKSKTKLLFSIAGALALMAVAPVAQAQEAYKGWIQWHPQTGPNTISAAGTQFFPYKPGAKQMACEHGMDRMGKCIMGDADGDGVADNKDQCPETPIFMKVDGVGCSMDRDGDGLNNATDRCPDTKMGLAVDARGCALDDDRDGVIDGYDKCPGTSMYVDVNESGCKAEMDGDKDGVMDSADACLDTPTGLVVGSNGCWKLSGINFNTSSWALNPSAQTLLGNAAMTMKKHSQIRVEVQGHTDSRADASYNEMLSRKRSQAVIWFLTKQGVDRSRFVAVGFGEKKLMTRESNDNEMMMNRRVELHRIP encoded by the coding sequence ATGTTGAAGTCCAAGACCAAACTACTTTTTTCGATAGCCGGTGCATTGGCTTTAATGGCAGTCGCTCCTGTAGCTCAGGCTCAGGAAGCCTATAAGGGCTGGATCCAGTGGCACCCACAGACTGGCCCAAATACCATTTCAGCAGCGGGGACACAGTTTTTCCCATATAAGCCTGGTGCTAAACAAATGGCATGTGAGCATGGCATGGATCGTATGGGTAAATGCATCATGGGTGATGCCGATGGTGATGGTGTTGCTGATAATAAGGACCAGTGCCCTGAAACGCCTATCTTTATGAAAGTGGATGGCGTTGGTTGCTCCATGGACCGTGATGGTGATGGTCTGAATAACGCCACCGACCGTTGCCCAGATACTAAAATGGGTTTAGCAGTTGATGCGCGTGGTTGTGCTTTGGATGATGACCGTGATGGTGTGATTGATGGGTACGATAAATGCCCCGGTACCAGCATGTATGTTGATGTAAATGAGAGTGGGTGTAAGGCTGAGATGGATGGAGATAAAGATGGCGTTATGGATAGTGCAGATGCCTGCCTAGATACGCCAACTGGCCTTGTGGTGGGTAGCAACGGTTGCTGGAAGCTTTCTGGCATTAACTTCAACACCAGCTCCTGGGCATTGAACCCTAGTGCGCAGACATTGCTCGGCAACGCGGCCATGACCATGAAGAAGCATAGTCAGATCCGTGTTGAAGTTCAGGGTCATACCGATAGCCGTGCCGATGCTTCTTATAACGAAATGCTGTCTCGCAAGCGTTCCCAGGCTGTTATCTGGTTCCTGACCAAGCAAGGTGTGGATCGTAGCCGCTTCGTCGCCGTTGGTTTTGGTGAAAAGAAGCTGATGACACGTGAGTCCAATGATAATGAGATGATGATGAACCGTCGTGTGGAACTGCACCGCATTCCCTGA
- a CDS encoding competence/damage-inducible protein A, whose amino-acid sequence MTTCFIRQCGAVIIGDEILSGRRDDAHLPFLIQTLAQKGVSLGRVTYVGDDATELLQTLQQSRMWQYPVFCFGGIGATEDDRTRQMAAQLFEQPLCRHPEAEKMIRERFGDAAEPNRILMADLPQGAHLIPNPMSQIPGFQVDQHFFLPGFPQMAHPMVQWCLTHRLTVPGHPTGATFALWVRTPESDLVPIMRELSRTYPHCRFFSLPHVDPEAPKELGFRSKVEEPTVQHALIKALQQASIPWSTTPDSLGK is encoded by the coding sequence ATGACCACCTGTTTCATTCGTCAATGTGGCGCTGTGATCATTGGAGATGAAATTTTATCTGGCCGTCGCGATGATGCCCACCTCCCCTTCCTTATACAGACACTTGCTCAAAAAGGGGTCTCATTGGGTCGGGTAACCTATGTGGGCGATGATGCAACAGAACTGCTGCAGACTCTGCAACAGAGTCGTATGTGGCAATACCCAGTATTCTGTTTTGGTGGTATTGGTGCAACCGAAGATGACCGGACAAGGCAGATGGCGGCACAGTTGTTTGAACAACCACTGTGCCGCCATCCAGAGGCCGAAAAGATGATCCGAGAACGGTTTGGGGATGCCGCAGAGCCCAACCGTATACTAATGGCTGACCTACCTCAGGGGGCTCACCTTATCCCCAACCCTATGAGCCAAATACCTGGGTTTCAGGTTGATCAGCACTTTTTCTTGCCCGGTTTTCCGCAAATGGCTCACCCCATGGTTCAGTGGTGCCTGACACACCGTTTGACGGTACCAGGCCACCCTACAGGTGCCACCTTTGCTTTATGGGTTCGCACACCTGAGAGTGACTTGGTCCCTATAATGAGAGAACTTAGCCGTACATATCCGCATTGTCGTTTTTTTAGCTTACCCCATGTTGACCCTGAAGCCCCGAAAGAGCTGGGGTTTAGAAGTAAGGTAGAAGAACCCACGGTTCAACACGCATTGATCAAGGCTCTGCAACAAGCATCTATTCCCTGGTCAACAACCCCAGACTCTTTAGGAAAATAG
- a CDS encoding ABC transporter ATP-binding protein — MHASKTATPESTPQLAHPVLEAPQTLPDMIEVDALVFEYPGRRVLDGISFTLPRQSITALVGNNGVGKTTLMRSLAGLHTPFSGHIRVAEIDVIRHPRRCHRKIGYLADFFGLYDDLSVSQCLLHAARSHGLREQEAKQLRDGAIERLGLSAHTNSRSGHLSRGLRQRLAIGQAIVHEPQVLLLDEPASGLDPEARRALSQLLLELQEYGMTIMVSSHILAELEEYSSHMLVLRDRKHIELQPIMPTPATTERRLRLMLTRAHEPLMEILHQNDAISEIEANQHRATFLFHGSAIDQQQLLHHLVQLGVPIYSLSEERLHLQDAYLRHMHNTPSPEVEPYAP; from the coding sequence ATGCATGCATCTAAAACGGCAACACCTGAATCTACACCCCAGTTAGCACACCCCGTTCTGGAAGCGCCACAAACGCTACCTGATATGATTGAGGTGGATGCTTTGGTATTTGAGTATCCGGGCCGCCGGGTTCTAGATGGCATTAGCTTTACGTTACCACGCCAAAGCATCACCGCACTGGTAGGCAATAACGGTGTTGGAAAAACGACCCTCATGCGCTCTTTGGCCGGGCTGCACACCCCTTTTTCTGGCCATATCCGAGTGGCGGAGATCGATGTCATACGCCACCCGCGCCGCTGCCATAGAAAAATTGGTTATTTGGCCGACTTTTTTGGTCTGTACGATGATTTATCAGTTTCACAATGTCTACTGCATGCCGCTCGATCACACGGGCTACGAGAGCAGGAAGCCAAACAGCTCAGGGACGGCGCCATTGAGCGACTAGGCTTAAGCGCCCATACCAATAGCCGATCTGGCCACCTCTCCAGGGGGCTACGTCAGCGACTAGCCATTGGTCAAGCTATTGTTCATGAGCCCCAGGTATTGCTACTAGATGAGCCCGCCTCTGGTCTGGACCCAGAAGCACGCCGTGCACTCTCTCAGCTACTATTGGAACTACAAGAATATGGTATGACCATTATGGTCTCTTCGCATATTCTGGCCGAGCTTGAGGAGTATTCCAGTCACATGCTGGTCTTACGTGACCGTAAACATATTGAACTACAGCCGATTATGCCGACACCTGCAACGACAGAACGACGGCTCAGGCTCATGCTTACCCGTGCGCATGAACCACTAATGGAAATTCTCCATCAAAATGATGCGATCAGTGAAATTGAAGCAAATCAACACCGGGCAACTTTTTTGTTTCATGGTTCAGCTATAGATCAACAACAACTGTTACACCATCTGGTACAGCTCGGCGTTCCCATTTACAGCCTCTCTGAAGAACGACTTCACCTTCAGGATGCCTATCTGCGCCATATGCATAACACCCCCTCCCCAGAGGTTGAACCTTATGCGCCTTAA
- a CDS encoding GIY-YIG nuclease family protein has translation MASYVIELKLNKRSDITVGALGSFLFTPGRYLYVGSAKKSWDSRIARHLAAEKKLRWHADYLTSHPETEPVRAWISQRDQECETAQALLKLDGVTPGVPRMGASDCHCPAHCLKSVQVKQIRLTLKAMGYVSWHPPHAF, from the coding sequence ATGGCAAGTTACGTTATTGAGCTTAAACTGAACAAACGATCTGATATTACCGTTGGTGCACTGGGTAGCTTCCTCTTTACTCCGGGGCGTTATCTCTATGTAGGGTCGGCTAAAAAATCCTGGGATAGCCGTATTGCTCGGCATCTGGCTGCGGAGAAAAAATTACGTTGGCACGCCGACTATCTGACCTCTCACCCGGAAACTGAACCTGTCCGAGCATGGATTAGCCAGCGTGATCAGGAGTGTGAAACGGCGCAAGCACTGTTAAAACTCGACGGGGTGACGCCTGGTGTACCGCGCATGGGGGCTTCAGATTGTCACTGTCCAGCCCACTGTTTGAAGAGCGTTCAAGTTAAACAGATCCGTCTGACCCTGAAAGCCATGGGGTATGTTTCCTGGCATCCTCCTCATGCTTTTTAG
- a CDS encoding NupC/NupG family nucleoside CNT transporter: MLEVGQSVLGLVVLVLIAWGLSEARHKVRLSWIIIGVGLQLILALVLLKIPGMFDLLSLLNRMALAIDEATAAGTSMVFGYLGGGPLPFEQQPGQSTFIFAFRGLPIIIVMSALSALLFHWRVLPVLVQGLGRLLQRSMGVSGALGLGGAANIFMGMLEAPLVIRPYLARMNRSELFALMVCGMTTVAGTVMVLYATFLQDRIPNALSHILIASLISAPAAITVARIMVPATEQETEPSVIMDSSSLYRSSIEAITEGVRSGLKLFLNIVAMLIVFVALVHLLNMMLSVLPLIDAAPITLERVLGWLFAPVVWLLGVPWSEAVVAGSLMGIKTALNELLAYLHLAQLGPDQLSERSALIMTYALCGFANPGSLGVMLGGMGVLLPERHHEVMALGFKSVVAGTIGSCMTGAVVAIVMG, encoded by the coding sequence ATGTTAGAGGTGGGACAGAGTGTTTTAGGGCTGGTGGTTTTGGTTTTGATTGCTTGGGGGTTGAGTGAAGCACGGCATAAAGTACGTCTCTCCTGGATTATTATAGGTGTAGGTTTGCAACTTATCTTGGCCTTGGTGTTATTGAAAATACCAGGCATGTTTGATCTCCTGAGCCTACTCAACCGTATGGCGCTCGCTATTGACGAGGCGACAGCTGCGGGAACATCCATGGTCTTTGGCTATCTGGGTGGGGGTCCATTACCTTTTGAACAACAGCCTGGGCAATCCACTTTTATTTTTGCCTTTCGTGGGCTGCCCATCATCATCGTCATGTCTGCTCTGTCGGCACTTCTCTTTCATTGGCGGGTTCTGCCTGTATTGGTGCAAGGGCTTGGTCGGCTGTTACAGCGCAGTATGGGGGTGAGTGGAGCATTGGGGTTAGGCGGGGCAGCCAATATCTTTATGGGTATGTTGGAGGCCCCTCTGGTCATTCGGCCATATTTAGCACGTATGAATCGAAGTGAGCTGTTCGCTTTGATGGTATGCGGAATGACCACGGTTGCTGGCACGGTGATGGTGCTTTATGCCACATTTTTGCAAGACCGTATTCCCAATGCTTTGAGCCACATATTAATTGCATCCTTAATTAGTGCGCCTGCTGCCATCACCGTCGCACGCATTATGGTCCCGGCAACGGAGCAAGAGACAGAACCTTCTGTAATAATGGACTCATCATCGCTGTACCGGAGTAGTATTGAAGCCATTACTGAAGGGGTGCGTAGTGGTCTGAAACTATTCTTGAATATTGTAGCAATGCTGATTGTTTTTGTTGCTTTAGTCCATTTGCTTAACATGATGCTCAGTGTCTTGCCCTTAATAGATGCTGCACCGATCACTCTGGAAAGAGTGTTGGGTTGGCTCTTTGCACCGGTTGTATGGTTGTTAGGGGTGCCATGGTCAGAAGCGGTGGTTGCGGGCTCTCTTATGGGCATTAAAACTGCACTTAATGAGCTGTTGGCTTATCTGCACTTGGCACAGCTTGGCCCTGATCAATTAAGTGAACGGAGTGCGCTTATTATGACCTATGCACTGTGTGGATTTGCCAACCCTGGTTCTTTGGGCGTGATGTTGGGGGGGATGGGGGTTTTATTGCCAGAGCGCCACCATGAGGTTATGGCATTGGGTTTTAAATCTGTCGTAGCCGGTACTATCGGTAGTTGCATGACCGGTGCAGTCGTTGCCATTGTCATGGGCTAA
- a CDS encoding chemotaxis protein, protein MSANFMDEIDQRTNLAFTNQMEMLTFYLTDHQQYGINVFKIIEVIETPKEVTQVPKVHPSIIGTINFRDDMVTVLDLSAALDLTPMDFENEISYVIICEYNNTTQGFLISHPNKLLQKSWKDIKRPGHGVADQGFLTAITYDEEERAIQILDIERILTEVLGLEMAVSQDVVNQGTSVDFSKFLVLIVDDSRSALKVLEHTLTQLNIPHIAHSSAEDALNYLENSLNEEESSPVDLIISDIEMPGMDGFTLTRTIKAHPALQSVSLILHSSMSNKANRDKAIQVGADDFVPKFKPDQIARSIMEHLGVMLPGQES, encoded by the coding sequence ATGTCTGCCAACTTCATGGATGAGATCGATCAACGAACCAATCTGGCCTTTACCAACCAGATGGAGATGTTGACTTTTTATCTGACCGACCATCAACAGTACGGGATCAATGTCTTTAAAATCATTGAGGTCATTGAAACCCCCAAGGAGGTCACTCAGGTTCCAAAGGTACACCCCTCAATCATAGGTACCATTAATTTCCGAGATGACATGGTAACGGTGCTTGATCTCAGTGCTGCGCTGGATTTGACACCTATGGATTTTGAAAATGAGATCAGCTATGTCATCATTTGTGAATATAACAATACCACTCAGGGCTTTTTAATCAGTCACCCCAATAAGCTGCTTCAAAAAAGCTGGAAAGATATTAAGCGCCCTGGACATGGGGTGGCCGACCAGGGGTTCTTGACCGCCATTACCTACGATGAAGAAGAACGGGCTATCCAAATACTAGACATTGAGCGTATTCTCACTGAAGTCCTTGGATTAGAAATGGCGGTTTCTCAAGATGTTGTAAACCAAGGCACCAGTGTTGATTTTTCCAAATTTTTGGTTCTGATTGTGGATGACTCACGTTCAGCCCTTAAAGTACTGGAACACACGCTCACCCAGCTGAACATTCCACATATTGCACATAGTAGTGCGGAAGATGCGCTTAATTATCTGGAAAACAGCCTGAATGAAGAAGAATCTAGCCCGGTTGATCTCATCATTTCAGATATTGAAATGCCCGGCATGGATGGCTTTACACTAACCCGCACCATTAAAGCACACCCTGCCCTGCAGAGCGTCTCTTTGATTTTACATAGCTCCATGAGTAACAAAGCAAATCGGGATAAAGCCATTCAGGTCGGTGCGGATGATTTTGTGCCAAAATTCAAACCAGACCAGATCGCCCGCTCTATTATGGAGCATCTTGGCGTGATGCTGCCTGGCCAAGAGTCCTGA
- a CDS encoding anti-sigma factor family protein, protein MECNPELVSAFLDGELEPVIRDAFIEHLLECPECQVLLATLGQLKGYMSGSCALDNPENMTERIMMTIHNGETQAVVEGGRVEYSKSSGAKDPLPETKRQRV, encoded by the coding sequence ATGGAGTGTAATCCTGAACTGGTATCGGCCTTCCTAGATGGTGAATTGGAACCGGTGATTCGTGATGCCTTTATTGAGCATCTTCTGGAGTGTCCAGAGTGTCAGGTGCTGTTGGCAACACTCGGTCAATTAAAAGGGTATATGTCTGGTTCTTGTGCACTGGACAATCCTGAGAATATGACTGAACGAATCATGATGACGATTCACAATGGGGAAACCCAAGCCGTTGTGGAAGGTGGTCGTGTGGAGTATAGCAAATCCAGTGGTGCCAAGGACCCCCTGCCCGAAACAAAGCGCCAGAGGGTTTAA